From the genome of Nicotiana sylvestris chromosome 1, ASM39365v2, whole genome shotgun sequence:
CACTTCAACTATCCCATAATATCACCAGAAGTGTCGAAATGCCCAAACTCGTTCAAAACTCACTCCGGAACTCATTCGAGCCACTCGGGATCCCATTCAAATATATACCAACAAGTTCTGTAACATAATACGGACTTACTCGGGGTCTCAAATGACGCCTAACAAGGATAAAACACGAATCGCACATTGATTCAAGCATAAGAACTTATGAACTTCTAAATTCCACATTCGATGTCGAACCTATCAAAAcacgtccaattgacctcaaattttgcatacaagtcataaaatGACATAATGGAACTATTCCAATTTCCAGAATCGAATTTTGATCCCGATATAAAAAAGTCAACTCCCTGGTCAAACTTCCAAATTTAAATTTCCGTTTttagccatttcaagcctaatttaactACGAACTTCCAAATAAtttccgaacacactcctaagtccaaaatagtcatacgaagctattggaaccatcaaaaatccGATCCGAGGTCAactactaaaaagtcaaacttggtcaactctttcaaatttaaagctttctagttgagaatcattcttcaaaatccgaataacctgaaaaccaaaaccgacgattcacataagtcataatacatcatatggagctactcaTGTTCTCAAACCACCGAGCGAACTACAAATACTCAAAATAATCGGTCAAGTCGTTACATAAAATTTATACAAGCCCCAGGAAGGGGAATTCCCTAGTTGATTTGGTATAATATTAATTAGTCGGCTAGTAATTTGGCAAAGATCTTTTTCTAATGGATCATTATGTTAATCTTCTCTATATCATTTCAACTTCATAGGATGCACTCCAAAGGCGTGATTTCGTCAAAGTTTCATCTCCCTCTGCTATAGAGTAATTATAGTTGAAGCAATTTCATTTTACAAGATACTTAGAAATTATATGTTTTTCATTTTAAAGTAATATTCTTTAATTAAGATCTATGCAACTAATTAAGCGCACCAATCAAATAAGTTGAATcatcaaaatagcatgtatgagGGTTAAATTACCTAAGTACTTTTTAATTACTGCATTATATCAGTCATTTAGAGTCAACTCCAGATTATTCTGCTAgaatttttcttatttatttactttgaACATGTCATATCGCACCTAAACTAAAAGATTTTCGGGGGAATTAATGAATGAGCCAGCAAATAGAAAATGGGGTTTAAGGGGATTTATATCCTATAGTTTCGCGATATTGTAATTAATATGAATTATGATATTACTTGACTGCAACTTAATTTATATGACACTTGATAGGCATGCATCATTAGTTCATTTTAATTTGTGGACCGTAGAGAATAAATTTAAGTGTGAGGTTTGAAATGACATCTCATATACTCTTtttgtcccaatttatgtgacatTTTTTGTTTTTCGCGTGATTCTATTAAGAGTTGTATAATTATGTTAATTATATATTGTTATATgttagttgttagagtagttttAGTTGATTAGTTAGTGGCCAGCTTAGCATTAGCTGTTACACACATGTCTATATTTACAATAGTAATGAGAAAGACTAAGCTTTCCATTTTCTACATTTGCTGCTCTCATTTCTGATGAACTCTATCTCTCAGAACTTTCTAGAATGACTCAATGGAGCTCAAGATCGAGCGCTAATCTCACATCCAAGTCAGAtcttaacatggtatcagagcaagagAAGCTCATCCTCGATTATACGTCTTTGTCTCCGttcattttccccaatttcttcttCTCATAATTCTGCTTCTTCAATTAGATCGATTTTTGCCTAATTTCTTCAAATCGCAAAATTGACAGTCAATTCTTCAAATTTCTGCTGGTGTTAGTATATAACACAACAAAGTTCTATACTCATGGCCATATTagatcaggaaaatacatttgtTGGTGATACTGTTGTTCCAGTTGCGACGAACATCGGAATAGATCCAAGTGATCCTCTTTATCTGCATCCGTCAGATAATCCTGGAGCAATGCTCGTTTCAATTCCTTTTAGTGGAATTGGATACAGGTCTTGGAGATACAGTGTAATGCATGGTTTATCTGTAAAAAACAAGCTAGGTTTCATAAGTGGAGAGTGTAAGCCACCGGTGCCTCAATCTCAGAGATTCAGACAATGGGAGCGATGCGATGATATGGTAACGTCTTGGATTCTAAATTCACTTTCTAAAGATATTGCGGATAATGTGGAATATGCTAGCAATGCTGTTGAGCTGTGGAAAGAATTGGAGGATAGATATGAGCAGACTAATGGTGCCAGATTATACCAGATCCAAAAGGAGATAAATGATTTGTCTCAAGGTGTGTTGAACATTACAGGCTactatactaagctaaaaaagcTATGGGAAGAGCTAAATACCTTGAGCAAAATGACTCACTGCAGTTGCACCTGTACATGTGGTGCCAAGGAGAACATGCACAAGGCCAAGCAGGACAGAAGATTGATACAATTTCTCATGGGACTCAATGAAGTCTACACTGTTGTGTGAGGCAGCATCCTTATGATGAATCCACTACCAAACCTTGCACAGGCCTTCTCGTTACTTGTTTAGGATGAGAAACAAAGAGAGATTAAGACAAGTAATCAAATGTTACTTGAGTCTGCCTCCCTAAGTGTCAACACATCAAGACTTGGCTCTTACATAACCAATTATTCTGCTAATAACAATTCAACTGGAGGCAATAGCCCTCGTCCATTCTGTGACTATTGCAAAAAGCTAGGACATACCAAAGACAAATATTACAAGTTACATGGGTACCCTCAGAACTTTGGAAATTCATACACTCAGAATTCAAATTGAGGACAGAATTTGAACGGAGTTGAAAGGTTCAACAAAGGAAGAAGAATAGTGGCCAATGTGCAGGGCACTTCTTCTGAAGCAATGTCAACAGGAAAAGATGAATCAGAAGATGGAAATGAGGTGGGGCAAATAAATCTCTCTAAGGAACAGTATGGGCAGATCCTAAGCTTACCGCATTATTTTCAAATTGGAACAGGAGTAGAAAGCTCCAGTTGCACAAGTCATGCCAATGGTGCTGTGAACTTTGCAGGTATAATAGTTTGCACCTCCTCCATTGATTTTAGCAAATTATCCTGTGAGTGATTTAAAAATAAGGCAGACTCCTGGATATTAGATTCAGGAGCATCTAATCACATGACCTTCAACTTGTCTTTATTAACCAACATTGTGACCTTACCATATCCCCTATTAGTAGTTCCTCCAAACGGATATAAGGTAAAAGTAACACAAATTGAAAGTGTGACATTGTTTCCTAATATCATTTTGCATAAGATTATGTACATACCCTCTTTCAAATACAATCTCATATCAATTTATTCATTAACTAGTTCCACTCCTCAAAGCATAGTTGTCTTTACTGATAATATCTGTATTTTACAGGCCCCTTCAATGAAGAGGCCTCTGGAAATTGGTAAAGTCAGTGATGGACTCTATCTTCTCTGCCCAAGGTGTCTCAAGAACAAACATTCAAGATTATTTGTAAGTAATCCAAATGCTAGTTCTATTTCTTCCACTTGTTGCACACACATCTCACATTGTTTTCATCATCCCACTGTAAATGGCTCACTGTCTAGAAATAGTTGCACATCTCATTTTGTTGTAAATACATGTTCCCCAAATAATAAAGTGCAACTTTCCATTGTGAATGGTGTTAATTCTTTGATGTCTTCAAGTAGTGACATAAATGTGTTGTGGCACAATAGACTGTGCCATGTACCCTTTGTCAAGATGAAGGGAATGTCTACTATCCTAGCATCCTTCTCCCCAAAACAACCTTTTACCTGCTCTGTCTACCCAATGGCAAGACAGGGAAGATTACCATTCCCAGAAAAATTCACTGATTCTACCAAGATATTTCAGCTACTTCATGTTGATCTCTGGGGTCCTTATCATATGCCAACCCATGATAATTTCAAATATTTCATCACCATGGTAGATGGTTAAAGTAGATCCACTTGGACTCACCTACTGACCAGCAAAAGTAATGGTCTCCAAGTCATCAAGAATTTTGTGTCAATAGTTGAAAACCAATTCAGTACCACTATCCAATCTATAAGGTCAGATAATGGCATGGAATTTAACAATACAGAAGCCAATCAGTTTTTCCTATCCAAATGAATTATCCACCAAAAGACATGTCCttatacaccacaacaaaatgacATAGTGAAAAGAAAGTATAGGTACTTGTTAGAGACAGTTAGAGCCCTCTTATTCCAATAAAAATTACCCTTAAAATATTGGGGTGAATGTATCCTATGTGCAACCTATATATTAAACAGACTGTCTTCTTCTCATTCTAAAGTCAAGTCACCATATGAACTACTATATAATAGAAAGCCTACTTACTCTCATATGAGGAGTTTTGGGTACGTATGTTACCCTACAGTACCCAAAATCCACAAAGATAAGTTTGAACCTATAACCACAACACATGTTTTTATTGGATATCCCTTTGGGGTAAAGGGGTACAAAGTGCTCAGTTTGGCCACCAAGAAAACACATGTATCTATAGATGTAatttttaagaaaatggcttCCCTTTTTGCATGTCTAAGGGCACTACTTCATTTCCTCATACTGTTCAGTCTATTCCTTTCATTGATTATGTGTCTAATGAGAATGAGCAAAAGCAAACCAGTGAGTCAAATGATCAAAGAGTTTCAAATGTCACATATCTAGATTTATTTTCTATTCCTTCATACCTTTCTCCCAATGATATAGATTTACATACTCCAGAAGATACACCAAATGACTCACCAATAACATCTGCAAGCACACTTGAACATGTCTTAATACCAAGGCAATCTCATAGAATACACAAAGTTCCCATATACCTGAAAGATTATATTCACAAATTACCTCAACTCAAACCAAACACCAATACCACTAATACATCCTTTTCTGTCAATACCTTATCTTATCCCCATACTCACACACCTACTAAGAATCCAAATCAGAACAAACAGCTATGTATCCTGCTTGGCGGGCAGCAATGACACAAGAGTTTGAGGCATTGCATGCTAACAATACTTGGGAGCTAGTACCATTGCCAGTGGGGAAACAAGACATAGGGTATAAATATGTGTACAAAGTGAAGCATAAGGCAGATGGTAGTGTAGAAAAGTTCAAGGCCAGGTTGGTGGTCAAAGGGTATACCCAGCAAGCTGGAATTGACTATACAGAAACATTTAATCCTGTGGTGAAAATTACAATAGTAAGAGCTCTCATAGCTGCGGCAGTCAAGAAAGGCTGGGACATGTTTCAGTTAGATGTGAACAATGCCTTTCTTCATGGGGACCTCCATGAAGAGGTATACATGGAAGTACCATAAGGATTGATGGTAGAGGACAGACATTTAGTATGCAAACTTAAAAAGTCCTTTTATGGTCTCAAACAAGCAAGTAGACAGTGGTATGCAAAATTGAGTGAAGCACTATGCTGCAAGGGATATACTCACTCTATGTATGACTATTCACTTTTCTACAAGAAAACAATTGAGTCAACAATATATGTGgcagtatatgttgatgatgtaaTACTGACAGACACTAAcaaagaagaaatagaagaacTAAACGCATTCCTACATGAAAGCTTCAAGATCAAAGATTTGGGTAAACTCCACTATTTTCTAGGGCTGGAAATATTGTATAAAGCTGATAGAATTGTAATTACACAAAAGAAATTTGTGCTTGATTTACTAAAAGAATACAACTGCATGGATTATAGTAGTCTTGCTTCACCACTTGATCCATCAGTGAAGCTGAGAGCCAAAGAGGGGATTGCATTACCCGATACCACTTACTATAGAAAATTGGTTGGGAAATTAAATTTTCTCACCAACACAAGGATAAACATATCCTACAGTATACAACACCTCATCCAATTCATGCAAGACCCAAGAGAACCCCACCTGAAAGCAGCTTTTCACCTGCTTAGATACTTGAAAGGGTGATCCCTCAATGAGAATATTCATGTCACATGATCCAACCTATAATGTTAGAGCCTATTGTGACTCTGATTGGGCTGCTTGCCCAGATTCAAGGAAATCAGTAAGTGGGTACTTAGTTCTACTAGGAAATAGCCCTATATGCTGGAAATCTAAGAAGTAAGAGACAATTTCACTGTCATCAGCAGAGTCAGAGTACAGGGCACTCAAAAAAAGTAGTAGCGGAGCTGGTGTGGCTATGCAGATTATTTGAAGAACTCAATGTGCACTTCAACAAACCAGTAGAAGTTTTTTGTAACAGCCAATCAGCTCTACATATAGCACGAAATCCTGTGTTTCATGAGCGAACAAAACACATTGAAATGGACTGTCACTTTGTCAGAAGTAAGTTACAAGAGGGATTGATCTCACTTCAGCATGTAGCAACAAACAATCAGTTGGCTGATGTCCTTACCAAGGTCCTAACAGGAGTGAAACATTCAACAATATTGAGCAAGTTGGCAGTGTACATAACACCTCTAACTTGAAGGGGGGGGGTTGAGAGTTGTATAATTATGTTGATTATATATTGTTACGTGTTAGTTGTATGTTAGTTGTTAGAGTAGTGTTAGTTGAGTAGTTAGTGGCCAGCTCAGCATTAGCTGTTACAGACGTGTATATATTTATAACAGTAATGAGAAAGACTAAACTTTCCACTTTCCACATTTGCTGCTCTATTTCTGATGAACTCTCTCTCTTAGAACTTTCTAGAATGACGCCATTGGAGCTCAAGATCGAGCTTCAAGCTCACATCCAAGTCAGATCTTAACAAATTCAAACTATGTGAACTTTGGATAATATTTTAcaatgtatttttttattatattgaCATGAGAATAATTGCAACTTATAATACTTTTCATATAGTTTTAAAATAtccaaattttaattttaaaatattgagtTACTCTATTAGTGTCTTTAGAAGATTTCTCAAGTCAATCTCCCAGTCCAAATGTTTGTATAGCCTTTGACTTGTTCGATGGAGAAATTGAGATTTCCTTCATTTCGACCAAAGCTTATCATTTATGATTTATCCGTGAGACTGTGATGCATCGTATCTAGAATAATCTtgctctttgttttcttttcgttTCTTTTTTATATTTCTATTCCTCCCAACAGTTCCATAATTGTAATTACGAACATGCATATTTTCAAGTAGAAAAGACTATGACCACATCCACTTACTTTGAGTAGAAATAAAGGAAGCCATATTTTTCACCAAGAAACAAAGACGATAAATTAGAAAAACAAGACATAACCAACAATTCCAGTGACTGGGAAATTGAACCTAATACAACCTAAACCTAGTACATCCAAATCCTAATTTAGGAACAACACTAGATAACACAGTGAACTCGGAAATTAAAATACTACTAATACTTGGAAACTTCAAAACACTAAACGTACACTTGACACAAACATAGGAAAATTGGACATGCATGCAACAAAAAGTTTCTAGGGTTTGATACCACCAATGCCACCAAGACCACCACCAACACCACCAAGTCCTCCGGCACCGCCAACGCCGCCAGCTGCTCCACCAATGCCACCAAGCCCGCCGAGCCCTCCAATTCCACTAACACCGCCTATTCCACCACCGACGCCCATGCCGCCACCAATTCCACCCAGAGTTGGCAATACACCAGCATATCCACCAACTCCTGCCCAGCCACCAACGCCACCAAATGCCAAAAAGTTCTTTTGGTCATCAAGTCCTTCACTGGGTGTTGGAGCTGTACTTATAACCTCAGTGTTTATCgttagaccttgagtctgaacCTCATGAGCCTGAGCTAGACAAATTAGGAACGACTTTTGTTAGAAACAATGGTATATGAGATGATGCTACActataattaatatatatatatatatatatatatatatagatatagatataatagTTTATatatgagtttaacttttatacattaataattataaaaaaaattatactacCATGTCACCTGCACCGTCCATAAAAAGTGTGAATGAAAAAATACATTATCTATCATGTCACTGATAACGTGAAAAGATAACTATAGTGTCCCGTCCGTAATGTTACATTTCACACTTTCTTATAACAGGTTAAATCAGTATACAAAAGTTAAATCTCTAATATATACGGAAGTAACATTATCCCttttaacaaaataaaataaaatgaaaaccTGAGTTTGGGGCTCGTTTGGTTTGGACACTTCAGGAATATTTCTTGCTGTTGCATGGACAAGTACAAGTCCAAACACAAACATTACGTACCAACTTGCCATTTTTTCTACTCttacccctctctctctctctctctctctctcacaatGGGATATGTTTTACTTCTGCTGCAGTGTGGTAAGGAAACAAATGGTGATGAACAGGGGTTTTTAAAGGAGCGAAAGAAGGGAGAGGACAGTTGTGAGGGCAAATATAGTAAATGCATGGTATTAAACGCAGCCCTAACAATCTCGAGAGTGGCATTCTTTCTGTATTGCACAGTGTTAGGTAGATAAAAAGAAGGGATCATTTAACGTTTTAATGTCAACTCAATAGACAACAAATTTCAAACAGTATATGTTTTTATGTCTCTCACGTTATTCAAGCCATTCAGGGGCCATGCATGCAATTCCTACGTGCTCTTTGCGCAACACTTGTTGCATTGTGATCAGTAGGTCATATGACCAACAATATATTTCTACTTAATGTGTTTAAATTACGTGAGATAATATAACGAGTCAAGGTTATgattattaatttataaattcaAGGCAAAAGATTGTAATCTGAAGTAATCAATTCAAAAATCGTGTGACACTATTCTCAATTGTCTCAACTATTTCTGCCATCTCTTTGGTCACAAAATTAATTATGAGaaatccaaaattattttttccTGAAACTGTTGCAAAGATACTATGCACAATATTTCTCCTATTTGGATTTCAAGATATGTCATAGTTTTAGAAAGTAATTAGGTTTTCCTATTCTTACTAACTCTCCTTAGCTATCTGATTATTGTTATATCCTTGACAAGATGTGCGTTAGGCTCTCAAAAATTGGAGAACTAAGTGTATGAATATAGCTAGTAGGTCTATACTTACATTTTCCACTATTGTGAGTATTCCTTCTCATGCACTGCAATACACTTTATTACCCTCCTTTCAGGCCGAATTTATAGGGAAATTATGGGGCACGTGAACTCATGGTCTTTCcgcaaaattagatattttatgtatatattttttaaaaattggtaTAATATAAACTGTTGGCACCCATACTTCAAGAAGGTTAAATTAATAGTGCACTTGGTTAAAAGTTGAGTTATTTACCAAGAGAAACAAGGATATAGTTCTCACtaaatttttttttccttctttttttaatAGTGCACCCATGTACTAAAAATACTAGGTTCGACTATGTCCTTTATTTTAAAACAACTATTCAGATTATCAAAATAAATCATATCAAGCGCTTGCAAATGTAAGTTCCTTGGCCATGTGGTTAGCTACCTCAAAATGGAGGTGATGAGACTAATTACTAGGTAGCTGCAGGTTCAATATCCATAACTTTTAAATTGATTTCCACTAAGAAACTGTGTAAATATTGTATTTTCTACCAATTAATATTGTCTAAATACCTCCTATTTTGTGGATCAGAAAATCATACTATGAAAATACTACAGTAAGTATATTATTCTTGGGATGTTGTGAAAAGAAACTAGAAATTCAGAACGACAATTGGAACGAATCTATTGGGTATAGGGAATCTCAGAAGAAGCTACCATATTTGTCAGGCCCATTAAAGGGAAACAAATGAAACAGAAAGCTATACTTTTTCTCTGACTTAGAAAGCTATACTTTTTCTCTGACTTCGAATGTGTAGGTGACCAGCTAGATGGTGCAAAAGATTGCATTAAACTTACAAAACTTTGAACTAATAAATATTTTTGTTGACTGATCTTCGAACCATCAATTAATGAACTTCTAACTGTATCCTAATATATATAGTAAGTGTATACGTGTAAAACCGAGTCCGCTGCATGACTCATCTTCCCAGTGAGCCAATCGGAGCAGGAACATGACTGTATTGTATCAGAGTCAGTACGAAGAACCCCTCGTATTAGGGCCCGGGCAAGGCACCTGCCCTCAGGGATATTGGAGCCATATCCTCGAGGGCCGATTCGAAGATTGAAGACTTTGGAGAACATTACCAAGTAGCAGCGCACGACTAACAAAGGACTGTGATCTCTGCGCCTAACCGGATATCACGGCGCGAATCTCGGCTCGTATCAGTAATCAGCGAAAGGgaagatttttatc
Proteins encoded in this window:
- the LOC138868894 gene encoding uncharacterized protein; translation: MAILDQENTFVGDTVVPVATNIGIDPSDPLYLHPSDNPGAMLVSIPFSGIGYRSWRYSVMHGLSVKNKLGFISGECKPPVPQSQRFRQWERCDDMVTSWILNSLSKDIADNVEYASNAVELWKELEDRYEQTNGARLYQIQKEINDLSQGVLNITGYYTKLKKLWEELNTLSKMTHCSCTCTCGAKENMHKAKQDRRLIQFLMGLNEVYTVV
- the LOC104220574 gene encoding uncharacterized protein, coding for MASWYVMFVFGLVLVHATARNIPEVSKPNEPQTQAHEVQTQGLTINTEVISTAPTPSEGLDDQKNFLAFGGVGGWAGVGGYAGVLPTLGGIGGGMGVGGGIGGVSGIGGLGGLGGIGGAAGGVGGAGGLGGVGGGLGGIGGIKP